From Acidothermus cellulolyticus 11B, a single genomic window includes:
- the rpoB gene encoding DNA-directed RNA polymerase subunit beta, protein MAASGSTSMINGPLAPHRVSFAKIHEPLDLPNLLALQIESFDWLVGNDAWKARVEAALAAGRTDVNTSSGLEEIFEEISPIEDISGTMSLSFRDHRFEPPKNTPDECRERDFTYSAPLFVTAEFVNNTTGEIKSQTVFMGDFPLMTEKGTFIINGTERVVVSQLVRSPGVYFDRTVDKTSDRDIYGCKIIPSRGAWLELEIDKRDNVGVRIDRKRKQSVTVLLKALGWDDARILERFGEFEAIRATLEKDHVHTQEEALLDIYRKLRPGEPPTYEAAQTLLNNLYFNPKRYDLAKVGRYKVNKKLGLDLPYTQNTLTEEDIVATIDYLVRLHAGQTETTRNGRTVIIETDDIDHFGNRRLRTVGELIQNQIRLGLARMERVVRERMTTQDIVAITPQTLINIRPVVASIKEFFGTSQLSQFMDQTNPLAGLTHKRRLNALGPGGLSRERAGFEVRDVHPSHYGRMCPIETPEGPNIGLIGSLATHGRVNAFGFVETPYRKVINGRVTDQVDYLTADEEDRHVIAQANAPLNEDGSFAEERVLVRRRGGEVDYVHPSTVDYMDVSPRQMVSVATALIPFLEHDDANRALMGSNMQRQAVPLLRAEAPLVGTGMEFRAAVDAGDVVIASKAGVVEEVSADAITIAADDGTRQTYRLAKFRRSNQGTCINQKPIVDEGQRVEAGQPIADGPCTQGGELALGRNLLVAFMSWEGHNYEDAIIISERLVKEDILSSIHIEEHEVDARDTKLGPEEITRDIPNVSEEILADLDERGIIRIGADVVPGDILVGKVTPKGETELTPEERLLRAIFGEKAREVRDTSLKVPHGESGKVIDVKVFTRDDAELPPGVNELVRVYVAQKRKITDGDKLAGRHGNKGVIAKILPEEDMPFLEDGTPVDIILNPLGVPGRMNVGQVLETHLGWAAKSGWKVELNGQPEGWRKRLADIGALDAPPNTLVATPVFDGAKEDEIRGLLENALPNSDGLRMVGPDGKARLFDGRTGEPYPEPISVGYIYIMKLHHLVDDKLHARSTGPYSMITQQPLGGKAQFGGQRFGEMEVWALEAYGAAYALQELLTIKSDDVLGRVKVYEAIVKGENIPEPGIPESFKVLVKEMQALCLNVEVLSSDGMTVEMRETDDEVFRAAEELGIDLSRREPSSVEEI, encoded by the coding sequence TTGGCCGCCTCGGGCAGTACATCGATGATCAACGGACCTCTAGCTCCCCACCGCGTCTCATTCGCCAAAATCCACGAACCGCTCGACCTCCCCAACCTCCTCGCCCTGCAGATCGAGTCCTTTGACTGGCTCGTCGGCAACGACGCGTGGAAGGCGCGGGTCGAGGCGGCGCTTGCCGCCGGCCGGACCGACGTCAACACCTCGTCGGGACTCGAGGAGATCTTCGAGGAGATCAGCCCGATCGAAGACATCTCCGGCACGATGTCCCTGTCGTTCCGCGACCACCGCTTCGAGCCGCCCAAGAACACCCCCGACGAGTGCCGGGAGCGCGACTTCACCTACTCGGCGCCGCTCTTCGTGACCGCGGAATTCGTCAACAACACGACCGGCGAGATCAAGAGCCAGACCGTGTTCATGGGCGATTTCCCGCTGATGACCGAGAAGGGCACGTTCATCATCAACGGCACCGAGCGGGTCGTCGTCTCGCAGCTGGTCCGATCCCCGGGCGTGTACTTCGATCGCACCGTCGACAAGACCTCCGACCGTGACATTTACGGATGCAAGATCATTCCGAGCCGGGGTGCGTGGCTCGAGCTCGAGATCGACAAGCGGGACAATGTCGGCGTCCGCATCGACCGGAAGCGCAAGCAGAGCGTGACGGTCCTGCTGAAGGCGCTCGGTTGGGACGACGCCCGCATCCTGGAGCGGTTCGGGGAGTTCGAGGCGATCCGGGCCACCCTCGAGAAGGACCATGTGCACACCCAGGAGGAGGCCCTCCTCGACATCTACCGCAAGCTTCGTCCCGGCGAACCACCGACGTACGAGGCGGCGCAGACCCTGCTGAACAACCTGTACTTCAACCCCAAGCGGTACGACCTTGCGAAGGTCGGCCGATACAAGGTCAACAAGAAGCTCGGCCTGGACCTGCCGTACACCCAGAACACCCTCACCGAAGAAGACATCGTCGCCACCATCGATTACCTCGTGCGGCTGCACGCCGGGCAGACGGAGACCACCCGGAACGGCCGGACGGTGATCATCGAAACGGACGACATCGACCACTTCGGCAACCGGCGGCTGCGGACGGTCGGCGAGCTCATCCAGAACCAGATCCGGCTGGGGCTGGCGCGCATGGAGCGGGTGGTCCGGGAGCGGATGACCACCCAGGACATCGTGGCCATCACCCCCCAGACGTTGATCAACATCAGGCCGGTGGTGGCGAGCATCAAGGAGTTCTTCGGCACCTCCCAGCTCAGCCAGTTCATGGACCAGACCAACCCGCTGGCCGGCCTCACCCACAAGCGCCGGTTGAACGCGCTCGGCCCGGGTGGTCTGTCCCGGGAGCGCGCGGGGTTCGAAGTCCGTGACGTGCACCCCAGCCACTACGGCCGGATGTGCCCGATCGAGACACCGGAAGGTCCGAACATCGGTCTGATCGGTTCGCTCGCAACGCACGGCCGGGTCAACGCGTTCGGCTTCGTCGAGACCCCCTACCGGAAGGTGATCAATGGCCGGGTGACCGACCAGGTCGACTACCTCACCGCCGACGAGGAAGACCGGCACGTCATCGCCCAGGCCAACGCCCCCCTCAACGAGGACGGCAGCTTCGCCGAGGAGCGGGTCTTGGTGCGCCGTCGCGGCGGAGAGGTCGACTACGTCCACCCGAGCACGGTCGACTACATGGACGTGTCGCCGCGACAAATGGTCTCGGTGGCGACCGCGCTCATCCCGTTCCTCGAGCACGACGACGCGAACCGGGCGCTCATGGGCTCGAACATGCAGCGCCAGGCGGTACCGCTGCTGCGCGCCGAAGCGCCGCTCGTCGGTACGGGCATGGAGTTCCGCGCGGCCGTCGATGCCGGTGACGTCGTCATCGCGAGCAAGGCCGGCGTCGTCGAGGAAGTCTCGGCTGACGCGATCACCATTGCGGCCGACGACGGTACCCGGCAGACCTACCGGCTGGCGAAGTTCCGCCGCTCCAACCAAGGGACGTGCATCAACCAGAAGCCGATCGTCGACGAGGGTCAGCGGGTCGAGGCCGGACAGCCGATCGCGGACGGCCCCTGCACGCAGGGCGGCGAGCTGGCGCTCGGGCGTAACCTGCTCGTCGCCTTCATGTCCTGGGAAGGCCACAACTACGAAGACGCCATCATCATCTCGGAGCGTCTCGTCAAGGAGGACATCCTCTCGTCGATCCACATCGAAGAGCACGAGGTCGACGCCCGGGACACCAAGCTCGGCCCGGAAGAGATCACCCGCGACATTCCCAATGTCAGCGAGGAGATCCTCGCCGACCTGGACGAGCGCGGCATCATCCGCATCGGCGCCGACGTCGTCCCCGGTGACATCCTCGTCGGCAAGGTGACGCCGAAGGGCGAGACCGAGCTCACCCCCGAAGAGCGGCTTCTCCGGGCGATCTTCGGGGAGAAGGCCCGTGAGGTCCGGGACACCTCGCTCAAGGTTCCCCACGGCGAGTCCGGCAAGGTCATCGATGTCAAGGTCTTCACGCGGGACGACGCGGAGTTGCCGCCCGGCGTCAACGAGCTCGTCCGGGTCTACGTCGCCCAGAAGCGGAAGATCACCGATGGGGACAAGCTGGCCGGACGGCACGGCAACAAGGGCGTCATCGCGAAGATCCTCCCGGAGGAGGACATGCCGTTCCTGGAGGACGGCACTCCGGTCGACATCATCCTCAACCCGCTCGGTGTGCCCGGCCGGATGAACGTCGGTCAGGTGCTGGAGACGCACCTCGGCTGGGCGGCCAAGTCGGGCTGGAAGGTCGAGCTCAACGGCCAGCCCGAGGGCTGGCGGAAGCGGCTCGCCGACATCGGCGCCCTGGACGCACCGCCGAACACGCTCGTCGCGACCCCCGTCTTCGACGGCGCGAAAGAGGACGAGATTCGCGGTCTTCTGGAGAACGCCCTGCCCAACAGCGACGGCTTGCGGATGGTCGGCCCGGACGGCAAGGCGCGGCTCTTCGACGGCCGGACCGGCGAGCCCTATCCGGAGCCGATCAGCGTCGGCTACATCTACATCATGAAGCTCCACCACCTGGTGGACGACAAGCTGCACGCCCGGTCGACCGGCCCCTACTCGATGATCACCCAGCAGCCGTTGGGTGGGAAAGCCCAATTCGGTGGCCAGCGGTTCGGCGAGATGGAGGTGTGGGCGCTCGAGGCCTATGGTGCGGCGTACGCGCTGCAGGAGCTGCTCACGATCAAATCCGACGACGTTCTCGGCCGGGTCAAGGTCTACGAGGCGATCGTCAAGGGCGAGAACATCCCGGAGCCGGGCATCCCCGAGTCGTTCAAGGTCCTGGTCAAGGAGATGCAGGCGCTCTGCCTCAACGTCGAGGTCCTCTCCAGCGACGGGATGACCGTCGAGATGCGGGAGACGGATGACGAAGTCTTCCGCGCCGCCGAAGAGCTCGGCATCGACCTCTCGCGCCGCGAACCCAGCAGCGTCGAGGAGATCTAA
- a CDS encoding DNA-directed RNA polymerase subunit beta', which translates to MLDVNYFDELRIGLATADDIRQWSHGEVKKPETINYRTLRPEKDGLFCERIFGPTRDWECYCGKYKRVRFKGIICERCGVEVTRSKVRRERMGHIELAAPVTHIWYFKGVPSRLGYLLDLAPKDLEKVIYFAAYMITWVDEEARHRDLPSLEAQISVEKQEIEKRMNVELEERARKLEEDLAALEAEGAKADAKRKVREAAEREMRQIRERAQKEIDRIDEVFTRFKNLKVQDLEGDEVLYRELRDRFGQYFRGGMGAQAIKERLESFNLEAEAEALREQIRNGRGQKKARALKRLKVISAFLNTRNSPMGMVLDCIPVIPPDLRPMVQLDGGRFATSDLNDLYRRVINRNNRLKRLLDLGAPEIIVNNEKRMLQEAVDALFDNGRRGRPVTGPGNRPLKSLSDMLKGKQGRFRQNLLGKRVDYSGRSVIVVGPQLKLHQCGLPKVMALELFKPFVMKRLVDLNHAQNIKSAERMVERATSGLSRYAMVWDVLEEVIKEHPVLLNRAPTLHRLGIQAFEPQLVEGKAIQIHPLVCAAFNADFDGDQMAVHLPLSAEAQAEARILMLSSNNILKPADGRPVTMPSQDMVFGIYYLTTIKPGATGEGRVFSSDAEAIMARDLGELDIQAKIKVRLKDVVAVDDGTGSWTPPDGWQPGDPLLVETTLGRILFNEALPPDYRFINYELTKKDLSTIVNDLAERYPKVMVAACLDEMKTLGFHWATRAGVTISISDVVMPPRKQEILEAYEAKAEKVQRQYERGLITDDERRQELIEIWTQATADVAREMEANFPKDNPVFMMVNSGARGNMMQVRQIAGMRGLVANPKGEIIPRPIKSNFREGLSVLEYFISTHGARKGLADTALRTADSGYLTRRLVDVSQDVIVREEDCGTERAISMRIGVKGPDGTLTRLPTVETSVYARTLAEDVIVDGKVLAAKGSDIGDLTITELLAHGVEQVRVRSVLTCESKLGVCAACYGRSLASGKLVDVGEAVGIIAAQSIGEPGTQLTMRTFHTGGVAGEDITHGLPRVVELFEARTPKGVAPISEVTGRVKIEETEKARKIIITPDDGSEEVSYQVSKRARLRVAEGEHVEVGTQLVEGTVNPHEVLRILGPRAVQVHLVQEVQEVYRSQGVPIHDKHIEIIVRQMLKRVNILESGDTEFLPGELVERPKFEEENRRVVAEGGTPATARPVLMGITKASLATESWLSAASFQETTRVLTDAAINAKSDPLLGLKENVIIGKLIPAGTGMPRYRNIRVEPTEEARAAVYSMSGYDTGSYASGYGQFGTGSGQAVPLDDYDYGSYDR; encoded by the coding sequence GTGCTCGACGTCAATTACTTCGACGAGCTGCGTATCGGTCTGGCCACGGCTGACGACATCCGCCAGTGGTCGCACGGCGAAGTCAAGAAGCCCGAGACCATCAACTACCGGACGCTGCGCCCGGAGAAGGATGGCCTGTTCTGCGAGCGCATCTTCGGTCCCACCCGGGACTGGGAGTGCTACTGCGGCAAGTACAAGCGCGTGCGGTTCAAGGGAATCATCTGCGAGCGCTGCGGCGTCGAGGTCACCCGCTCGAAGGTCCGGCGGGAACGGATGGGCCACATCGAGCTGGCCGCGCCGGTCACTCACATCTGGTACTTCAAGGGAGTCCCGAGCCGGCTCGGCTACCTGCTCGACCTTGCACCCAAGGACCTGGAGAAGGTCATCTACTTCGCCGCATACATGATCACTTGGGTGGATGAGGAGGCCAGGCACCGCGATCTGCCCAGCCTCGAGGCGCAGATCTCCGTCGAGAAGCAAGAGATCGAAAAGCGCATGAACGTCGAGCTGGAGGAGCGGGCCCGCAAGCTCGAAGAGGACCTCGCGGCGCTGGAGGCCGAGGGTGCCAAGGCGGACGCCAAGCGCAAGGTGCGGGAAGCCGCCGAACGGGAGATGCGGCAGATCCGGGAGCGCGCGCAGAAAGAGATCGACCGCATCGACGAAGTCTTCACCCGGTTCAAGAACCTCAAGGTGCAAGACCTCGAAGGCGACGAGGTGCTGTACCGGGAACTGCGGGACCGCTTCGGGCAGTACTTCCGCGGCGGCATGGGCGCCCAGGCGATCAAGGAGAGGCTGGAGTCGTTCAACCTCGAAGCGGAGGCTGAGGCGCTTCGCGAGCAGATCCGCAACGGTCGCGGGCAGAAGAAGGCACGGGCGCTCAAGCGGCTCAAGGTGATTTCGGCGTTCCTCAACACCCGGAACTCGCCGATGGGCATGGTTCTCGACTGCATCCCGGTGATCCCGCCGGACCTCCGGCCGATGGTCCAGCTGGACGGCGGGCGGTTCGCGACGTCCGACCTGAATGACCTCTACCGGCGGGTCATCAACCGGAACAACCGGTTGAAGCGCCTCCTCGACCTCGGCGCGCCGGAGATCATCGTCAACAATGAGAAGCGGATGCTGCAGGAGGCGGTCGACGCCCTCTTCGACAACGGCCGCCGCGGCCGGCCGGTCACCGGCCCGGGCAACCGGCCGTTGAAGTCGCTCTCCGACATGCTCAAGGGCAAGCAGGGACGGTTCCGCCAGAACCTGCTGGGCAAGCGGGTCGACTACTCCGGCCGTTCGGTCATCGTTGTGGGTCCCCAGCTCAAGCTCCACCAGTGCGGGCTGCCCAAGGTGATGGCGCTCGAACTGTTCAAGCCGTTCGTCATGAAGCGGCTCGTTGACCTCAATCACGCTCAGAACATCAAGAGCGCCGAGCGGATGGTCGAGCGGGCGACCAGCGGACTGTCCCGGTACGCCATGGTCTGGGACGTCCTCGAAGAGGTGATCAAGGAGCACCCGGTGCTGCTCAACCGAGCCCCGACCCTGCACCGGCTCGGCATCCAGGCGTTCGAACCGCAGCTCGTCGAGGGCAAGGCGATCCAAATCCACCCGCTCGTCTGCGCCGCGTTCAACGCCGACTTCGACGGCGACCAGATGGCCGTGCACTTGCCGCTCTCCGCCGAGGCCCAAGCGGAAGCGCGCATCCTCATGCTGTCGTCGAACAACATCCTCAAGCCGGCCGACGGCCGTCCGGTGACGATGCCCAGCCAGGACATGGTCTTCGGCATCTACTACCTCACGACCATCAAGCCCGGCGCGACCGGCGAGGGACGGGTCTTCTCCTCGGACGCCGAGGCCATCATGGCCCGCGACCTTGGCGAGCTCGACATTCAAGCCAAGATCAAGGTGCGGTTGAAGGACGTCGTCGCCGTGGACGACGGCACCGGCTCCTGGACGCCGCCGGACGGTTGGCAACCGGGTGATCCGCTGCTGGTGGAGACCACCCTGGGACGCATCCTCTTCAACGAGGCGTTGCCGCCGGACTACCGGTTCATCAACTACGAACTGACGAAGAAGGACCTCTCGACGATCGTCAATGACCTCGCCGAGCGGTACCCGAAGGTGATGGTGGCCGCCTGCCTGGACGAGATGAAGACACTCGGTTTCCACTGGGCGACCAGGGCCGGCGTGACGATCTCCATCTCGGACGTCGTCATGCCGCCGCGCAAGCAGGAAATCCTCGAAGCCTACGAGGCCAAGGCCGAGAAGGTCCAGCGCCAGTACGAACGCGGTCTGATCACCGACGACGAGCGGCGGCAAGAGCTCATCGAGATCTGGACGCAGGCCACCGCCGACGTGGCACGCGAGATGGAAGCGAACTTCCCGAAGGACAACCCCGTCTTCATGATGGTCAACTCCGGGGCGCGCGGAAACATGATGCAGGTCCGGCAGATTGCCGGCATGCGTGGTCTGGTCGCCAACCCCAAGGGCGAGATCATCCCTCGGCCGATCAAGTCGAACTTCCGGGAGGGCCTGAGCGTTCTGGAGTACTTCATCTCCACGCACGGGGCGCGGAAGGGTCTCGCCGACACCGCGTTGCGGACGGCCGACTCCGGTTACCTGACCCGGCGGCTGGTCGACGTCTCGCAGGACGTCATCGTCCGGGAGGAAGACTGCGGCACCGAGCGCGCCATCTCGATGCGGATCGGTGTCAAAGGCCCGGACGGCACGCTGACCCGGCTGCCCACGGTTGAGACGAGCGTGTACGCCCGGACCCTCGCCGAGGACGTGATTGTCGACGGCAAGGTGCTTGCCGCCAAGGGGTCGGACATCGGCGATCTCACGATCACGGAACTCCTCGCCCACGGCGTCGAACAGGTTCGGGTGCGGAGCGTGCTGACCTGCGAGTCCAAGCTCGGGGTCTGCGCGGCGTGCTACGGTCGGTCGCTTGCGAGCGGCAAGCTCGTCGACGTCGGCGAGGCCGTTGGGATCATCGCTGCGCAGTCGATTGGCGAGCCGGGAACCCAGCTGACCATGCGGACCTTCCACACCGGTGGGGTTGCCGGTGAGGACATCACGCACGGTCTCCCGCGGGTGGTCGAGCTGTTCGAGGCCCGTACGCCGAAGGGTGTCGCGCCGATCAGCGAAGTGACCGGTCGTGTGAAGATCGAAGAAACCGAGAAGGCTCGGAAGATCATCATTACCCCGGACGACGGCTCGGAGGAGGTCTCCTACCAGGTCTCCAAGCGGGCCCGGTTGCGGGTTGCGGAAGGTGAGCACGTCGAAGTCGGCACCCAGCTGGTCGAAGGCACGGTGAACCCGCATGAGGTGCTGCGGATTCTCGGCCCCCGGGCGGTCCAGGTGCACCTCGTTCAGGAGGTCCAGGAGGTGTACCGCTCGCAGGGTGTGCCGATCCACGACAAGCACATCGAGATCATCGTGCGGCAGATGCTCAAGCGGGTGAACATCCTCGAATCCGGCGACACCGAGTTTCTGCCCGGAGAGCTCGTCGAGCGGCCGAAATTCGAGGAGGAGAACCGCCGCGTGGTCGCCGAAGGCGGCACGCCGGCAACCGCTCGACCCGTCCTCATGGGGATCACGAAGGCGTCGCTGGCCACCGAATCGTGGCTCTCGGCGGCGTCCTTCCAGGAGACGACGCGGGTGCTCACCGATGCGGCGATCAACGCCAAGTCGGACCCGCTCCTCGGCCTCAAGGAGAACGTGATCATCGGGAAGCTGATCCCGGCCGGCACCGGCATGCCGCGGTATCGGAACATCCGGGTCGAGCCGACCGAGGAAGCGCGTGCCGCGGTCTACTCCATGAGCGGGTACGACACCGGCAGTTACGCCTCTGGGTACGGGCAATTCGGCACCGGCTCGGGTCAGGCCGTTCCGCTCGACGATTACGACTACGGCAGTTACGATCGCTGA
- the rpsL gene encoding 30S ribosomal protein S12 gives MPTIQQLVRKGRQAKASKTKTPALKGSPQRRGVCTRVYTTTPKKPNSALRKVARVRLTSGVEVTAYIPGVGHNLQEHSIVLVRGGRVKDLPGVRYKIIRGSLDTQGVRNRKQGRSRYGAKKEKS, from the coding sequence ATGCCAACGATCCAGCAGCTGGTCCGCAAGGGCCGCCAGGCGAAGGCCAGCAAGACCAAGACGCCTGCGCTCAAGGGCTCGCCGCAGCGGCGTGGAGTGTGCACCCGCGTGTATACGACGACGCCGAAGAAGCCGAACTCGGCACTCCGCAAGGTTGCCCGTGTGCGGTTGACCAGCGGCGTGGAGGTGACGGCGTACATCCCCGGCGTCGGCCACAACCTGCAGGAGCACTCGATCGTGCTGGTGCGTGGCGGACGTGTGAAGGATCTCCCGGGCGTCCGATACAAGATCATCCGCGGTTCGTTGGACACCCAGGGTGTTCGGAACCGCAAGCAGGGTCGGAGTCGGTACGGCGCGAAGAAGGAGAAGAGCTGA
- the rpsG gene encoding 30S ribosomal protein S7: MPRKGPAPKRPIVSDPVYGSPLVTALINKVLQRGKRSLAERIVYNALEGCRARTGTDPLITLKRALDNVRPTLEVRSRRVGGATYQVPVEVRPQRSTSLALRWIVHYAKLRREKTMIERLTNELLDASNGLGASVKRREDTHKMAESNRAFAHYRW, from the coding sequence ATGCCCCGGAAGGGTCCAGCCCCGAAGCGGCCTATCGTTTCTGACCCGGTGTACGGGTCACCGCTCGTCACCGCCTTGATCAACAAGGTGTTGCAGCGCGGCAAACGATCGCTCGCCGAGCGGATCGTCTACAACGCCCTCGAGGGATGCCGCGCCCGTACCGGAACCGATCCCCTCATCACCCTGAAGCGGGCCCTCGACAACGTCCGGCCGACTCTCGAGGTGCGCAGCCGCCGGGTCGGTGGCGCCACCTACCAGGTGCCGGTCGAGGTGCGCCCGCAACGGAGCACCTCCCTTGCCCTGCGCTGGATCGTGCACTACGCCAAGCTTCGCCGCGAGAAGACCATGATCGAGCGGCTGACCAACGAACTGCTGGACGCGAGCAACGGCCTCGGTGCGAGCGTCAAGCGCCGCGAAGACACCCACAAGATGGCCGAATCCAACCGGGCGTTCGCCCATTACCGCTGGTAA
- the fusA gene encoding elongation factor G, with protein MAHIDAGKTTTTERILYYTGINYKIGEVHEGSATMDWMAQEQERGITITSAATTCHWNGYQINIIDTPGHVDFTVEVERSLRVLDGAVAVFDAVAGVEPQSETVWRQADRYRVPRICFVNKMDRVGAEFHRTVDMIVTRLQAVPLVVQLPWGVESDFRGVIDLVAMRGLYWSGEGKGETYDIVDIPADRLDAAREWRDRLIETLAEHDDEMMELFLEGHEPTVEQLKAAIRRATIANKVTPVLCGSAFKNKGVQPMLDAVVDYLPSPLDIGDVVGYQPGDESVLLHRKPSDDEPFTALAFKIMSDRYLGKLTYLRIYSGRLTAGASLLNATKGKRERIGRVLRMHANKQEDIESAGAGQIVAVVGLKLTTTGDTLCDPDHPIVLESMTFPTPVINVAIEPKTKADQEKLSTAIQRLAEEDPTFQVHTDEETGQTIIAGMGELHLEILVDRMKREFNVEANVGKPQVAYRETIRRKVEGVEYTHKKQTGGAGQFARVVIDLEPGGGADGDTGYQFINKITGGRIPREFIPAVDAGCQEAMQFGVLAGYPMVNVVVTLQDGAYHEVDSSELAFKIAGSMAFKEAARRADPVLLEPIMSVEVRTPEEYMGDVIGDLNSRRGTIQAMDDIAGTRVIRALVPLSEMFGYVGDLRGRTQGRASYSMEFHSYAEVPRNIAEEIIKKARGE; from the coding sequence ATGGCCCATATTGACGCGGGCAAGACCACGACCACCGAGCGGATCCTCTACTACACCGGCATCAACTACAAGATCGGTGAGGTCCACGAAGGCTCCGCGACGATGGACTGGATGGCCCAGGAGCAGGAGCGGGGCATTACGATCACGTCCGCGGCGACGACCTGCCACTGGAACGGCTACCAGATCAACATCATTGACACGCCGGGCCACGTCGACTTCACCGTGGAAGTGGAGCGCTCGCTCCGCGTCCTTGACGGGGCTGTCGCCGTGTTTGATGCCGTCGCTGGCGTCGAACCGCAGTCGGAGACGGTCTGGCGGCAGGCCGACCGGTACCGCGTGCCGCGGATTTGCTTCGTCAACAAGATGGACCGGGTCGGCGCCGAATTCCACCGCACCGTCGACATGATCGTCACTCGGCTCCAGGCGGTTCCGCTCGTCGTCCAACTGCCGTGGGGTGTGGAGTCGGACTTCCGCGGCGTGATCGATCTCGTCGCGATGCGCGGCCTGTACTGGAGCGGCGAGGGCAAGGGCGAGACGTACGACATCGTCGACATTCCCGCCGACCGGCTCGACGCCGCCCGGGAGTGGCGGGATCGGCTCATCGAGACGCTGGCTGAGCACGACGACGAGATGATGGAGCTCTTCCTCGAAGGGCATGAGCCGACCGTCGAGCAGCTCAAGGCCGCCATCCGGCGGGCAACGATCGCCAACAAGGTCACCCCGGTGCTCTGCGGCAGCGCATTCAAGAACAAGGGCGTGCAACCGATGCTGGACGCCGTCGTCGACTATCTGCCCAGCCCGCTCGACATCGGCGACGTCGTCGGCTACCAGCCCGGCGACGAATCGGTGCTGCTGCATCGCAAGCCGAGTGACGATGAGCCGTTCACCGCGCTTGCCTTCAAGATCATGAGCGATCGGTACCTCGGCAAGCTCACCTACTTGCGCATCTACTCAGGACGGCTGACCGCCGGAGCTTCCCTGCTCAACGCGACCAAGGGGAAGCGGGAGCGGATCGGCCGCGTCCTGCGGATGCACGCCAACAAGCAGGAAGACATCGAGTCCGCGGGAGCCGGCCAGATCGTCGCGGTGGTCGGGCTCAAACTCACCACGACCGGCGACACGCTCTGCGATCCCGACCACCCGATCGTCCTCGAATCGATGACGTTCCCCACGCCGGTCATCAACGTGGCGATCGAGCCGAAGACCAAGGCGGACCAAGAAAAACTCTCGACGGCGATCCAGCGCCTCGCCGAGGAGGATCCGACCTTCCAGGTGCACACCGACGAAGAGACCGGTCAGACGATCATCGCCGGGATGGGTGAGCTTCACCTGGAGATCCTCGTCGACCGGATGAAGCGCGAATTCAATGTCGAGGCCAACGTCGGCAAGCCGCAAGTCGCGTACCGGGAGACGATCCGCCGCAAGGTCGAGGGTGTCGAGTACACCCACAAGAAGCAGACCGGTGGAGCGGGTCAGTTCGCCCGGGTGGTCATCGACCTCGAGCCGGGCGGCGGCGCGGACGGCGACACCGGGTACCAGTTCATCAACAAGATCACTGGTGGCCGGATCCCGCGGGAATTCATCCCGGCGGTCGACGCCGGCTGCCAGGAGGCCATGCAGTTCGGCGTCCTCGCCGGGTACCCGATGGTGAACGTCGTCGTCACGCTGCAAGACGGCGCGTACCACGAAGTGGACTCATCCGAACTCGCGTTCAAGATTGCCGGGTCCATGGCGTTCAAGGAAGCAGCACGTCGCGCGGACCCCGTGCTGCTCGAGCCGATCATGTCGGTCGAAGTACGCACCCCAGAGGAGTACATGGGCGACGTGATCGGAGACTTGAACAGCCGGCGCGGCACCATCCAGGCGATGGATGACATCGCCGGCACCCGGGTGATCCGAGCCTTGGTGCCACTCTCTGAGATGTTCGGTTACGTGGGCGACCTCCGCGGTCGCACCCAGGGCCGGGCGAGCTACAGCATGGAGTTCCACTCCTATGCGGAGGTTCCACGGAACATCGCAGAGGAGATCATCAAGAAGGCTCGAGGCGAGTAA